From Bradyrhizobium erythrophlei:
GTTTCGATTTTGGAAATTGCGCCGTTCCAGCCACGCCGACGCTCGCGCGATCTGCCTTGCGTTGTCGGCCGGGTTTGCCGCGCAGTAATCATCAATCGCCTGGAGGGCCGCCGGCCATTCGTCTATGTGGCGATAAGCGGCTTTCCAGCGTTCAAGCGTATCGGCGCCGATCTTGATTGCGGGGCCGATGAATGCGGGCGCATCGTTTATGCTGCGTCCGGTTAGCTTGGATTGCAGCGCCTGGCTAATTTGAAAATTCATGCTGCACCTTTGGAATTAGAAACCGGAGTTAGGATCAAGTGCGGGGGAACAAGGCAGCCGGGCTCGCCGGGCTTGGCGCCCCATTCATCAAGCCACTTGTCGGCATCCTGAAAATATTTCAGCCGCCGTCGCCAGCCATCATCATCAAATGTTCGCGGATTGATTGGAGCGGGCGCGGGTTCGCCGCCGCCTTCCGGTTCATCGTCATAGCCGCCGGCATTGAGCCAAGAGGCCGGATACGGGATGAACTTCCTGCGGTCTTTCGGTTCGTTCGCCCACGTCGCAGCGAAGGCGCGGGTTCTTTCCATCAAGACGGGCAGAGCAATCAGGCCGGACGCCAGAGCCTTAGCGAACGCTTTTTTCGCCGCCTGGGGTGCCTTCTTTCGCGGATAGATCGCATACCATTCATCGAACCCCGGAGGGCTTGGAGGGGGTAGTATCTTGTTTTTAATGTTTATAATGTTTTCTTCTTCTGGCCCATTGCCGGCCCTTTGCTGGCCCATTGCCGGCCCGTTTGCTGGCCCCGTGAGGGCGCCACCGTTCTGAAAAACCCCGTAATTACAAATGGAAATGACGGTTTGAAGCTGGCCCGTTAGGAGGTCCACCATTGACTCTCTCTCAAGCCGGTTTAGGAATGTCCTAACCCGCTTCTCGGAGGTCCACCGCCAAGCCTTCTGCAAAAATGATCGGGAAAACGAAAGTTGCCCGCGGTCTAGATTGAGCATTTCGGCGGCCCGTCCGTTGCGAACCAGGATCTGCATCGGGCGCCAAGCGGCGTTGGAAATCAGCCAAAGCCATGCCTCCCGTTCGGAAAGCGGTTTACCATCGTCGAACATTGGGTGATCGAAAATCGAGCGGGCTACGTTGATATGTCCTGCGCTCCTCATTGCTCGCCCCCCGGATCGCGGACGGCATTGCAGGCGATATCGCAGAACAGATGCACCGTGCCCGTCGGGCCGTTGCGCTGCTTTGCAACGATGGCCTCTAGCTGATCTTTGACATCTATTAGCCGATCAATTCGGGATGCCTCTTTGTCGGGGGTTTCGGCCTGGGCACGTTCCAGATAATAGGCCTGGCGAAAAACAAAAATGATTGCGTCCGCGTCCTGTTCGATGGAACCACTATCGCGCAAGTCCGCCATGTTCGGGCGCTTCTCATCGCGGTTTTCTACTTGCCGCGAGAGCTGCGCCAGCGCGATAACAGGAACGTCTAAATCTTTGGCGAGCCCCTTCAATGCGGCGGAAATTTCGCCAACCTCATTGACACGCGCCCCCGAATATCGGTTAGAGGGCCTTACAATATGCATGTGATCCACAATGACGGGACCGAGCCGCAACCCTTGACGTTCCAAGACTTGTTTATGTCTGCGAGCCCGCGCCGCGATCTGTGAAACGGTCAGTCCCGGGGCCGGATCGATCTTGAGCGGCAATTCGCGCTGAAGCCTTGCGGCCTCGATAACGCGCATAGCTTGTGCGTCGTTTAGGTTGCCATTCGCAATGTCATAGTAGGTAATCGGTCGCGCTCTCTCGAAAGCCGCATCGGCGAGATTGCGATCGGATAGGCTAACGGCCCCCATTTCGAGGGACTGAAAATATGTTGGTTCGTTCGCCTGCGCTGTTAGTCTGGCCACGCAAAGCGCGAGCGCCGTTTTTCCCATGCCTGGGCGCCCGGCCAGAACAAGCATTTCGCCGCGCTTGAGGCCGCCCGTCATCTTGTCGAGAGTGCGGAGGCCCCAACTGATCCCGGCGAGTTTGCCCGGGTTCTGCATTGCCCATTCCATCCGCGCTAGCGACTGGTCGTTAGCCTCTCGCAAACTGACTTGCGGCGTTGCGCCCGCCGATGCCTGCATTGCGATATCGTCTAACAGCTCGATACCGGCGCCAGCGATATCCGCCGCCGGCTGATTGGCCTGAATTGCGCTGGTCATCGTTTCCGCCATCACCAAGATTCTGCGGCGGTTGGAAAATTCGCGGATTTGTTTTGCGTATGCTTGCGCTTGTGGCAGCGTGCAGCCGACTGCCGCGAGGCGCGCAATATACTGCCCGCGCGTCATTCCATCCATGATGATTTGACTGGCGTCGCCGCCGATCGACGCGATGATAAGCGCGGGTGTGATGGTCCCGTGAGCGTCGCGGGCGCGGCCGAATGCTTCAAAGATTTCAGAATGCAAGGGCTCGAAAAAGTCGGCCGCCGAAACCTCACGCTCGATTATCTCAAGCGCGGAATTGTGAACCAGCACCGTGCCCAGAGCCTCTTGCTCAAGAACAATATTATGCAGTACCGCGTCATCAATCCTTGCGAGGGCGTTCATGCGCGCCCCCGTGGTTTGCGGAACGGGATAACGTTGCTCGCTGGTCGCTCATTGGCTACCGGGTCAAACTCTGCAAGAGCCCTTGCAAATTCGGGGTCGTCGCCCGCTGGATAACAACGCGAGTTGGCGTAAGCGCGTTGCACCCTTTCGCACAATTCGGATTCCAATGCCGTGTTGCTCATGCAACACCGCTTTCCACGAGCCGGCAAAACTCATCATAAACACGCCAAGTAAGCGTGTTGGCGAGGAACCGTACATCCTCGGGCGAGAAGCGGTTGATGATGGATTGCGCCTTGGCCTGATCTTCTGCCTTCTCTAACTCCTGTTGGGCGAGCCATGCCTCACGCTTGGCTGCCGCTCCGGCCCTTGCTCCCCTGGCTTTCGACCGGCGGGCTGCAGCCTTGGCTTCAAGCTTCGCGTTGCGCTTGGTTTGCCGGTCGTCCGAGATCATCTCCTTGACGGCGGACTCGGGCAAGATGTCGCCGGAGCCGGCGCGCGCGATGACCTTCTCCACGATCTCCGGCGACGTTGACTTGGCGGCCAGCATGCGCACGGTGGACGGCGGCAAAAGCGAAATGGTCTCGTTTTTGCCCTCCGCCAACCTGGACATCTGCATGTACATCTGGACCGTGCGGATGCCGATGCCGATCTCGTGCTCGACCCAGACCGTGAATTGACCGTGTTCAAGTCGATCCTTGATCGCAAGCAGATCGCGGCCGACCTGGATCATGTCTGCGGTCGATTTGGCTATCAGCCCGCGCAACTTGTTGGCGTGCTCACGCAAGCTCGCGGCGTCCGCCGGAGCGAGGCAGTTGTAGTCAAATGTCGATCTGATGATGCTGATGCCGGTCATGCGGCCCTCAGCTATCGGAGCTTCAATCTCTCCCCGAGCAATCTGGGGATGACAAATTGTTGGCGCGTTGCTATATCCGGGCACGTTCGAAAGACCTTGTGAAATCCAACCCGGTGCGCTCGCTGATCCCGCCAAGGAGTCGAGCCGCTGGGTTTTTCATTGGGTTTGATGAATTGAGGGTCACGCGGCAAAGTTCTTCGCGGCATACGGCGGGCAGGACCTTCGCCAGGCCTCGCCAGCGTCCCAAAAAATTATGGTTCGCCGACCAACCTTCGCCGCCGCCAACCTACCTTCATTAATTTCTTTGTAGACTGTCGTTTCGCTCAAGCCGTGATCAGCGGCGAAAGTAGCAACATCGACACCGAGCTTATCGCGCATGCTTCAAGTTCCCTTGGTTTTGTCGCCAAGGCCTGGATCAGCGCGCGGACGCCCGCTGAAGCACGCCTTGTCTTGAGCGGGAACTTATGATTTGGGGCAATGGAGCAGCAACGTAGCGCAAATAGCGCGGTCTAAAATCGTGATCTATTTGCGGCGCGCTATTGGGGATCGGAGATTTTCTTTTGGCCTGCTGTACGGTTTTCGTACTTTCCCCGCAGCTTTAAAATTTTCCTTACGGGATAGCCGTTGGCTTTTGCCCATACCTTGTCCTCAGCGATGGTAGGCCTGTAATCGTCTGCCCGCCGACTGGCATAAGATCTTTCCGCCTGAGGCTCGGAATAGCGCTTTGGATTGCGCTCGGACTTCGTCGAAGCTGGCGATTCCTTCGCGATTAATGTGGATTGCGGCTCTTCGAGCCACGGTGCTACAGGCCAGCGTCTCTCCTGGAATAAATTCAGCAACGAAACGCGCGGCACCCAAAGCCGTTTGATCAATGCAAGCAGCATTCGCTTGTCGTTACTGGCGCCTAGAAGATCACTCCGGGTAAACCGCGAGATGGCATGTTCCGGGTGGGCATCCTCTATTATGCACCAAGGAAGTTCATTGCTGCCGAGCTGAAACTTTGTGAAAATGTCTCTTCCGCAGAACGCGTTCCATATTTCAGCGGTAAACAGCAAAGCCTTGCCGTTGTCGGGCGCAGTGCGTTCGCCCCGCGAGTTGAACGATGCAAGCCAATCGATTACTGTACGCAATGGTACCCAACGACGTTGCCGCTTTTGCTTCTCTTTAAACCTAAAAAGCTGATCGGCTTTCTTTCTCCTTCTTGCCAAAACGCGCGCTATAGCGGCGTCGTGGTCGAAGTCGTCCGGCTCACGTTTAGGCTCCGCCTCAATTTCGCTATTCAAAATAGCACCTCCGCAAAGTGCCTCCGCAAGATAATGGCGACGGCGGTCCAATGCGGATTGGATTTTCGGGGATCAGCCTAGCCGCGCCACTCAGAATCTAAGTGTTTCGCGGTTGCTCCGCTAGCGGTGTTCCCCTTGTTCCACACTCTGTTGAAAACTCGATTCAGTTGGGTGAGACACTGAGACAGGTGCTTTCTGGTCTAAGGCTGGATCGCGCAACGGAGCGCACGAGCGCGCTTTGGTAGAATTGGCTTGAAACTACAGGATAGAAACAGCGAATGAGCATCAAACTCGCTGAATTGATTCGGTATATGAGACAGTGGAACAGCCAGCCTCCAAGTCGGGGCAAGCGGTGGAGCAGGGGATGAGACAGTTGGGTGAGTGATTCTGAGCCAAATCACCCGCTTGGTTATCAGCTCGAGATCGGTACCGAACCGATTTCCCACGGATCTAGAACTCGGAGCTTTGTGTTAAGTTAATGCCTATCCCGGACCACACAAAAGCAACGTACGCAGCAAAGGAAGAAACATTCGTACCGATTTCTCGGCATCGGGTCGAAGTGTCTCATTGTCGACCGACGATTTGATTCGCGAACTGAGACACTGAGACACCCCGCTAGCTAGGACTTTCGCCAGCGGAAGCGGCGGTGGGCCGTATGGGCCATGACGTTCGTCTTTGCCGTAACGGCAGGCGTTGGCTTTGCAAGCACCCACATTGCGGATGTCACGCTTGCGCGTGCGTCAGGCGAGACGCCAGCCGTCGCAGCGGCGCAGGCCGCGTTGAGTGACGCGATGTCGGCGCGGGATCGCGAGTGCAAAGGCGGTGTCGGCAAGTTCTGCCGCGAACGCGAACTGGCGGTTAATGAAAGACGGCAGGCCCTCGACACTGCCATGCAAGCGGTCGGACAGACGGCGGACCCGCGCGGCGATCCGGATCGTGGCATGGGCAACCCATGGGGCGCTACAACCCACCGGCAATGACTTCGCAATGCTCCGGCTTGTCTTGCTGGCGCTGCTGCCGCAGATCGGCGGCATACTGCTCATGGTCGGGCGAATAAGCCCCGCCCCTGGTCCATCTCAAGCCCGGCAGATTCGGCCGGTCCAAGCGAGGCGGCTCGAGTTTGAAGCGTTCATTCTTCTTATCTTGCATTGACGCCGCCTTTGCTGTCTCAACCTGCCTCAATTCCAAATCCGTCTCGATTCAGTGCATGAGACAGTGGAACAGCAAGCCTTCCAAGTCGCGGGAACACTGCGTTAAGACGACCAACATTCGTTGAGGGTGTTCAGTTCGGAAGCGGTGCCGAACCCGTTCCGCACCAGTACCGAACTCCTCCCCACCAAATGGGAGCGCAGCCGTGGATAGTCTGAAAGCGCTTGACCCCAGACCGCCGATTAGAGAAGCGGACATGGACACGAATACTCAAAGCAGCCCTGCCCCCGCGTGATCCTTGAACAACTCGGCATCCCGGACGTAGCCCCGCAGGGTGTCCACTGACTTGTGGCGCGAAACATCCATCATCTTGAAGATTGACGCTCCCCTGCCCGCCGCCGACGTAAGGAAACCGGCCCGCAGGGAGTGACCGGAAAACGTGCTGGCGTCGAAACCGGCGCGCCCAGCATATGCCTTGACGATATTGGCGACGGATCGATCCGTAAGCCTAGATGGCCGCACCGTACCCGCCTTGTCGATCGGCCGGAAGATCGGACCGGACTCGATGCCTGACGCTTCCAGCCACTCCCGTAGCGCCTTGGCGGGGCAAGCGATGTCACCCTTCGCAATCGCGATAGTCGCGCCCGCGCGTTCCTGATCGGTCTTGCTGCCGCGGATGGTGACTAGCAGTCCGGTTTCGGATTCCTGGATATCCTCCGCATCAAGCGCGACGAGCTCCGACCGGCGCAGAGCGCCGCCGAACCCGATCAAGAGCAATGCCCGGTCCCTCAGCCCCGCGAGCTTGTCTGGGGCCGTGGCGACCATACCCAGCATCTTGCCGGCTACTGCGGGCGCCTTGCGCACCGTAGCGCTACCATAGGTTCGGCGAATACCCCGCATGGTAGCCTTGACGCCTTCTGCATCGGTCGGGAGGGCGAGGCCCGCCAGCTTATGGGCATAGCGGATCGCGGCAACGCGCCGGCCAAGCGTTGATGCCCTCGAGCTTGCAGCATGGGCCGCCAGATAGGCCGCCACCGTCTCAGGGGCCGCCGGTAGGGCAGCAACGCCCCTCGCCTCGCACCACGCCTTGAATATCCGGAAGTCTGTCCCGTAGGCCTTGCGTGTGCTGGAGGCCTTCTCTGCTTTCGCCAAGTCCACCGCCGCCGCGAGGTCCGGACCAAGAGCCGCTGGCAGGTTTGAGCCGTCCGAAATAACGCTAAGGGCTGTTGACATTAGCCGGGTTCCTTTACTTCCGAGAAGAAACATTATCGGAAGTAAACAGCATTTTGTGCGATTGTGCAATCACATAATAGAGCAATCGGAGTTTCGAGCTGTCAGTATTGCAAGTTTGAATCAGTCGCCGCCACGGCATAGGGTTTTGATTGTTTGATAGTCAATCAGTCGGGGCAGCCATGGGACGCAAACCGAAGACTACCGGGCCGCGTGCCCGCGATCCTGGCGCCTTCAAATCTGTTCTGGTTCGCATAAATGCCGATGGCTGGCGGGCGCTGAAAATGCTGGCGATCGAAAGCGACACCACGCTAAATGCCCTCGCGGTCGAAGCCTTCAATGATTTGCTGAAAAAGCGCGGGAAAAGGACGACTGTTGAAAATCCGCTGCTCGATTAGCCGCGTCCTACGTCCAGCGTGTCTTGGCTCGCACGGGCTTCAGCCTCACCGCATCCGCACGTTCAAGCTCTCGACCGACCCCTCAGTTCTCGGCCAAGGTGCGCGACATGTCACGAATGCGACGCCGGCCGAACTGTGCTGTTTCATCCAACTTAACGTTCTGATTCGGATCGTGGGACAGTGAAACAGTATACCTTGCCCGCCTCAGGGAAGGGTCGCAAGGACGGCTACATTGTTGCTGGTGCTCAGTTCGGAAGCGGTGCCGAGCTATCCCCAACCGGCAGGGATCTCATTGCCCACACTACCGAACTGATTCTCTACGAGTACGGTACCAGGAGCTTATCAGAGTCAGGCTCTCGGACCACCCCTCGTCACTCGCGAACGATACTTAGGCGGAGGCCCGCCCACGTGATCAATAATTCACTGTCCCGCGGAAGCCCGGCCTTAGCCGCTCGTCGGTAAAGCACCGGCCGCCCCCGCTGCCAACCGGCGTAAATCGGAGCACGATGCCGTCCTTGACATAGAACATGTTGTTGCAGGTTGGCATCGAGCTCGTGCAACTCATGGACTGGCTGTAATTGACCCCGGCCGGGATGGCGCTGTAGCCGGGCGGCTTGAACCCGGGCGTCACCGTGCCGCCGCCGCCGCAGTTCACTGCCTGCTTCGAGTTGACGTAGTTCCTGATCTCGGTGCCATCGGCCGCCACCGAGCGCGTCATCGTCATGGTCGCAAAGACGGGATGCAGATTAAGCTCCGACACCGGCCGCCCGCCCAGGCATCCAAGTCCTCCTGCCTGACCGAGACGCACCCGGCCAAGAGCATCAAAAACACAATGACGAACTGGCGCCGCATTTGCCCCTCCATCGCGCGCTATATCCCTTCAGTAGGTTTTCCTGTTTGATTTTCACGACATGAATGCCGAATAACCGAAAGAGAGACAGCGAGGTTAGAAGGCGCTCTGTATTGGCGGGGAAGACCGCTAGTTCGCGCCAGTCTTCATGACGCGGTTGAAACAGTCATAATGCTCGGCAGCAGCTGAACAGGTCGCATTCGCACGGGCCTTTCGTTTCGTATACTCGATACGATCGATACCGAGTTCTTCTGCCTCCTTCAGATCGCGAATTTCACGGCTGACTGCACGCCGTTCCTGCTCGGTAGGATCTACGCCCAACAGGCGGTATGACTCCAGTTCCTTGAGGGTCAACATTCGAACTGCTTCGGGCTCAACGGCTAGCATGTCGGTAGCCAACCTGGTGGGGACGTTCATCTCACGCAGGTAAGATTTGATCTGAGCCAAATAGCCAGAATAGGTCGCAGCGATTTCCGCAGAGGTCGCGGTTCTGCCGCTTGCCAGATATGGTCGATGAATACCGACCACATTGTCCCCTGAGACCTGTCTGTCGACCGCTCCAGCCAGAATCAACACGCACGAGCTTATGCAGTGCCCCTCGACGCCGAGCGAAGCGCTTTCCTTTCGAAACAGCCTGCCTATGGCCATTGCAGCGCTGACATCACCACCATAGCTGTTTATGTCAAAGTGCGTACCGAAAGCAGACAGGTCATTCTTATCAGAGCTAGTGCGAGTGCAGGAGCGCTTGTCTCCTTGCTCGGCCGCATGAAAAGCCGTAAATAGCTTTCCGACGTCCTGCGCTGTTTTCATCGTTATCTCGCCGTTGATGGTGATCGAAAGGCCGACTGCCCCCGTTCCGTTGCAGGCTACATCGCCAGAGACCCCCGCGGGCGCAGGCTGCGGCGGCTTTACCTCGTCGCCGAACGAAGAAAGATCATCCCCAGGAGCATTACGATTGGGCCGCGCGGCGCTGGGAACTGCTGTTCGGGGGGGTTCTCTCGAGTGTATCTCCTCTAACAATCTCGTGAGATTCTCCTTCGCCAAGAGGTCGAACTGAGTAACCGCTCCTAAGCGTGCCGCTCGCTCAGCGACTGCTTTCGATTGCGCAACGTCGTTGCTCCTAAGCAGCGCCTCCGCTTTGTGGGCAAGGCAGAGCAGATTCTTGAGATTGCTCTGAAGGCATCTATTTGCGACGCCCGTTGCCTCAGAGAACTGCCGTTGGTCTATCAAAGCGGATGCGAGACTATCGAGATGCATCTCGTAGGCATCTCCATCGAGGAACTCTCGACACCAGGTGAGATACTGACGTTCCGACGATACGATCTGCTTGCTGCTCCTAGCTGCCAGCGCCGACGATGTTTGCTGAAGCAGCGCACTGCACTGCTCGTCTGATGCTTGAGCTTGTGCTCGGGCCGAGAGGCACACAGAAACAACGACCACGAACGCGAACGTGCACCGCAGCGCCGCGAAAGCGGCGCATCTCTCGCGCAGACCGTTAAACATTGAGCGCCCCTGCAATTACCCGAGTGGGGACAGCTTAACGCGCGCTATACACTTTGTTCAATATATCGAGGTGCACATTTTAAACAGATCGTTTCGCTTCTCGCATGGACCTGCGAGAGGTGTTTGCGACCAATTTGCGCCGGCTGCGGCACGCCAAAGGGCTTTCGCAGGATGATCTTGCATACGAAGCTGAGGTGAGCCGAAGTTATCTGAGCCAGCTTGAAAAGGGCGCGTTTTACGCCAGCCTCAAGATCGTTGGCAAGCTCGCCGATGTCCTTCAGGTGGAGCCTGCCGAGCTGTTGAAACTCCCGCATGACAGAAGTGCTCGCCCCAAGCGACGCTAATGCCTTCTGTCGGCTAAGCACTGGCTTAGGTGTTAGGGCAGCTGCTAGGGCATCATTCGTGCCTACAAAGAAATATTAGCATTTACAGTATCGTATAGTCGTAATATGGAGGAGAGAGTCCGCCCAAGATCACCACTTTATCTAGTTGAAACAATGGCTTAACCTCCACGGCCGATCTTGAACCGCGGGGGCTGTTTTCGGGATCCACCCCCTTCGCGCGGGCCCGCCACGTCCAAACGGCCGACCCTGCCCGGGCCTTTTGCAGGATTCCCACGGTCAAGCCCCTTGCAGCTGACATTGGCAGCTTCCGGCAAGCAGCGGGTTCGCCTAGAAGTTGATAATGAGCGAATCCGCCTTCCATCCCGAGGACAGGGCGCGGTCTTTGATTGACCGGCGGCTTGTCGCGTGTGGGTGGCTGATCCAGTCCAAGGCGGACATGAACCTTGGCGCCGGGCTTGGCGTGGCGGTGCGAGAGTTCCAGACGGCCTCCGGGCCAGTCGATTATGGCTTGTTCGTCGGCCGCAGGCTCTGCGGTGTGATCGAGGCCAAGGCGGAGGGCACCACGCTGTCAGGCTACTCCGAGCAGGCGGCTCGCTACATCGCGGATGTGCCGAAGCATCTCCTTCGCGAGGAAGGCCAGGTCCGGTTCGAATATGTAGCTTCGGGCACGGAGACGCTGTTTCGCGACCACGCCGACCCTGATCCGGTGTCGCGCCGCGTCTTTTCCTTTCATCGTCCGGAGACGCTGGAACGTGAGCTAAGGGAGCCTCTCACTTTGCGCGGCCGGCTTTGGGCCATGCCGCCGTTCATCACTGACGGCCTGCGCGCCTGCCAGATCGACGCCGTGTCGGCGCTCGAAATTTCCATGGCTCAGAACCGTCCCCGGGCGCTGGTGCAAATGGCGACCGGCGCCGGCAAGACTTTCACCGCCTGCACGTTGAGTTACCGGCTGTTGGCACACGCCGGATTCAAGCGCATCCTGTTCCTGGCCGATCGCGCCAACCTCGTCCGCCAGACGCGTGACGAATATCTGGCCTACCGGCCGCCCGGAACCGGCCGTTCGTTCTCCGAAATCTACAACGTCCAAAAGCTCGGCGCGGCCGGCCTCGACAAGGAGGCGCAGGTCGTGATCGCCACTATCCAGCGGGTCTATTCGGTCCTGACCGGCAAGGAGTTGTCGGAGGAAGAGGAAGAGGCATCGTCCTTTGAACTATCTAGGGCCGACACAGAGCGCCTCGTTTCATACAATCCGTCGATCCCCATTGAGAGTTTCGACCTCGTCATAACAGACGAATGCCATCGCTCGATCTATGGCACCTGGCGGCAGGTGCTGGAATATTTCGATGCCTTCACGGTGGGGCTGACCGCAACGCCCTCACTGCACACGCTCGGTTTCTTCGGAAAGAACCTTGTCGCGCAATATCCCTATGAGCGTTCGGTGGTCGATGGCGTCAACGTCGGCTTTGAGATATTCCGGATCCGCACCGAGATTGGTGAGCGAGGCGCAACGGTGAAGGCGGGTTACGACCTGCCGGTGCGCGACAAGCGCACCAGGGCGGAACGCTACGAAACCTTGGAAGCCGATTTCAGCTACACGCCGGACCAGATCGACCGGTCAGTGCTGGTGCCAAACCAGATTCGCACCGTGCTCGAAACCTACCGCGGCTCGCTGTTCACCGAATTGTTTCCCGGCCGTATCGAGGTGCCGAAAACGCTGATTTTCGCCAAGGATGATCACCACGCTGAAGAGATCACGACCCTCGTCCGCGAGGTGTTCGGCAAGGGCAACGACTTTGCCAAGAAGATCACCTACAAGACCGATGGTGCCGACCCCGAGTCTCTCATCCGGTCGTTCCGCAACGACTACAACCCTCGCATCGCAGTCACCGTCGATATGATCGCCACCGGC
This genomic window contains:
- a CDS encoding replicative DNA helicase translates to MNALARIDDAVLHNIVLEQEALGTVLVHNSALEIIEREVSAADFFEPLHSEIFEAFGRARDAHGTITPALIIASIGGDASQIIMDGMTRGQYIARLAAVGCTLPQAQAYAKQIREFSNRRRILVMAETMTSAIQANQPAADIAGAGIELLDDIAMQASAGATPQVSLREANDQSLARMEWAMQNPGKLAGISWGLRTLDKMTGGLKRGEMLVLAGRPGMGKTALALCVARLTAQANEPTYFQSLEMGAVSLSDRNLADAAFERARPITYYDIANGNLNDAQAMRVIEAARLQRELPLKIDPAPGLTVSQIAARARRHKQVLERQGLRLGPVIVDHMHIVRPSNRYSGARVNEVGEISAALKGLAKDLDVPVIALAQLSRQVENRDEKRPNMADLRDSGSIEQDADAIIFVFRQAYYLERAQAETPDKEASRIDRLIDVKDQLEAIVAKQRNGPTGTVHLFCDIACNAVRDPGGEQ
- a CDS encoding helix-turn-helix domain-containing protein; translation: MRDKLGVDVATFAADHGLSETTVYKEINEGRLAAAKVGRRTIIFWDAGEAWRRSCPPYAAKNFAA
- a CDS encoding site-specific integrase gives rise to the protein MSTALSVISDGSNLPAALGPDLAAAVDLAKAEKASSTRKAYGTDFRIFKAWCEARGVAALPAAPETVAAYLAAHAASSRASTLGRRVAAIRYAHKLAGLALPTDAEGVKATMRGIRRTYGSATVRKAPAVAGKMLGMVATAPDKLAGLRDRALLLIGFGGALRRSELVALDAEDIQESETGLLVTIRGSKTDQERAGATIAIAKGDIACPAKALREWLEASGIESGPIFRPIDKAGTVRPSRLTDRSVANIVKAYAGRAGFDASTFSGHSLRAGFLTSAAGRGASIFKMMDVSRHKSVDTLRGYVRDAELFKDHAGAGLL
- a CDS encoding ribbon-helix-helix domain-containing protein; the encoded protein is MFDSQSVGAAMGRKPKTTGPRARDPGAFKSVLVRINADGWRALKMLAIESDTTLNALAVEAFNDLLKKRGKRTTVENPLLD
- a CDS encoding helix-turn-helix domain-containing protein; protein product: MDLREVFATNLRRLRHAKGLSQDDLAYEAEVSRSYLSQLEKGAFYASLKIVGKLADVLQVEPAELLKLPHDRSARPKRR
- a CDS encoding DEAD/DEAH box helicase family protein, with translation MSESAFHPEDRARSLIDRRLVACGWLIQSKADMNLGAGLGVAVREFQTASGPVDYGLFVGRRLCGVIEAKAEGTTLSGYSEQAARYIADVPKHLLREEGQVRFEYVASGTETLFRDHADPDPVSRRVFSFHRPETLERELREPLTLRGRLWAMPPFITDGLRACQIDAVSALEISMAQNRPRALVQMATGAGKTFTACTLSYRLLAHAGFKRILFLADRANLVRQTRDEYLAYRPPGTGRSFSEIYNVQKLGAAGLDKEAQVVIATIQRVYSVLTGKELSEEEEEASSFELSRADTERLVSYNPSIPIESFDLVITDECHRSIYGTWRQVLEYFDAFTVGLTATPSLHTLGFFGKNLVAQYPYERSVVDGVNVGFEIFRIRTEIGERGATVKAGYDLPVRDKRTRAERYETLEADFSYTPDQIDRSVLVPNQIRTVLETYRGSLFTELFPGRIEVPKTLIFAKDDHHAEEITTLVREVFGKGNDFAKKITYKTDGADPESLIRSFRNDYNPRIAVTVDMIATGTDVKPLEVLIFMRDVRSELYFEQMKGRGARTISAEKLREVTPDAEAKTRFVLIDAVGVSESLKTVSQPLERDRVISFDRLIDEIAAGRRDDDAFATLAARLAALDRRICDKDRAAIVKASGGVDLSGLASRLLNAVDPDALANCVPKEASEAEQKKTREAAKDAAATIFDDPTLRQLLKDVKAAADIRIDTISTDAVVSSGWDEKKATDTVERFKRFLEERRDEISALQILYRLPYAQRRLTYEAVDDLKEALKRPPWLLEPIDIWRAYKRLSSDKVRGNPAGTLADIVMLVRYAIGDSESLEPLPSIVAGRFNLWLGREEKAGRAYSEEQRAWLMAIRDHLAVNIEIRPEDMMDAPEFSGRGGIVKARALFGSRLPTLLDELNEVLVA